One Deltaproteobacteria bacterium DNA window includes the following coding sequences:
- a CDS encoding AAA family ATPase, giving the protein MELKTNVTMRYCQPIDRFIKIRAFSDSEVQQLFKRVNLTDKRSYRQLVINTSIVNYNDDILKDIILSKEMNGGVEMLEEELYQMCVKVNPAFDINRISINVEEREKPGNLFLLEGEEKLAHEHHIAHSLEEKLKERVVGQSEAISKVVQAMKRSYTGIMSPDKPAGIFLFAGQTGVGKTELAKALAELVLGDVNAMVRIDCSEYALPHEYAKLIGAPPGYVGYDDGGVLSEPMTKNPERIVLFDEIEKAHGKVHNLLLQIMDEGFATDNKGQRIPFNKSIVIMTSNVGAGEIAELEGAIGFGDRKAEVSHSFKKKETVRALENIFAPEFLNRVDDIIVFRALGHKENVRIVEMFLNVVTKRLEASGKKVSFPASVKEHLAKKIETSRYGARPLKRIVTKYVEAPLSDCLLNCKFSNAKGIKVSMKKGKINFQPL; this is encoded by the coding sequence ATGGAGCTAAAGACGAATGTAACAATGAGATACTGCCAACCCATTGACCGGTTCATCAAGATCAGGGCCTTCTCGGATTCCGAGGTCCAGCAGCTCTTCAAGCGGGTGAACCTGACAGATAAAAGATCATACAGGCAACTGGTGATTAATACGTCTATCGTCAATTATAACGATGATATATTAAAGGATATTATTTTATCAAAGGAGATGAACGGCGGGGTGGAAATGCTGGAAGAAGAGCTTTACCAGATGTGCGTTAAGGTAAATCCCGCTTTCGATATCAACCGGATCTCTATTAATGTGGAAGAACGGGAAAAGCCGGGGAACCTTTTTCTTCTCGAGGGTGAAGAGAAACTTGCCCACGAGCACCATATTGCCCATTCCCTTGAAGAAAAGCTGAAGGAAAGGGTAGTGGGACAGAGCGAGGCTATCAGCAAGGTTGTTCAGGCAATGAAAAGGTCTTATACGGGGATTATGTCACCTGATAAACCGGCGGGAATCTTTCTTTTTGCCGGACAGACCGGTGTGGGCAAAACAGAGCTTGCCAAGGCTCTTGCCGAACTGGTTCTCGGTGATGTTAATGCTATGGTACGTATTGACTGTTCAGAATATGCCCTTCCCCATGAATATGCAAAGCTTATTGGAGCGCCTCCCGGTTATGTCGGTTATGACGATGGGGGTGTGCTGAGTGAGCCTATGACAAAGAATCCTGAACGGATCGTTCTTTTCGATGAGATCGAGAAAGCCCACGGCAAGGTCCATAACCTCCTTCTCCAGATAATGGATGAAGGCTTTGCCACTGATAATAAAGGGCAGAGAATACCCTTCAACAAAAGTATTGTCATTATGACCAGCAATGTGGGGGCAGGAGAAATCGCTGAGTTGGAAGGGGCCATCGGTTTCGGTGACAGAAAGGCTGAAGTAAGCCATAGCTTTAAGAAAAAAGAAACCGTGCGTGCGCTGGAGAATATTTTTGCTCCCGAGTTTTTAAACCGTGTCGACGACATTATTGTCTTCAGGGCGCTTGGGCACAAGGAAAATGTAAGGATTGTCGAGATGTTTCTAAATGTCGTTACCAAAAGGCTTGAAGCTTCCGGAAAGAAGGTTTCCTTTCCGGCATCAGTGAAAGAACATCTCGCTAAAAAAATAGAGACCTCCAGGTATGGTGCGAGACCTTTAAAGCGGATCGTTACCAAATATGTAGAGGCGCCGCTCAGTGATTGCCTGTTAAACTGCAAGTTCAGCAACGCCAAAGGCATCAAAGTCTCTATGAAAAAAGGAAAAATAAACTTCCAGCCATTATAA
- a CDS encoding Rrf2 family transcriptional regulator: MKLTRLADYAVRAIVHLATKKEGEMATIAEIAESQGIPSSFLAKVMQALSRGGIVRAHRGKSGGFSLVDEPEKVTIRMIVEAVEGPINLNRCLTKPGECDRDTFCGAHPVWREAQEALFSVLDKYTAAEMAKSQLENIKKQDS; this comes from the coding sequence ATGAAGTTAACAAGATTAGCAGATTATGCCGTCCGGGCTATCGTACACCTGGCAACGAAAAAAGAAGGTGAAATGGCTACTATTGCAGAGATAGCCGAGAGCCAGGGAATCCCATCGAGCTTTCTTGCAAAGGTGATGCAGGCCCTGTCGCGAGGCGGGATAGTAAGGGCTCACAGAGGCAAGTCAGGTGGCTTTTCCCTTGTAGATGAGCCTGAGAAGGTCACCATCAGGATGATAGTAGAAGCCGTCGAAGGCCCCATCAATCTCAACAGGTGCCTTACAAAACCGGGAGAATGTGACAGGGATACCTTCTGTGGCGCCCACCCTGTCTGGAGAGAAGCCCAGGAGGCCCTTTTCAGTGTGCTCGACAAATATACGGCAGCTGAAATGGCTAAAAGCCAGCTTGAAAACATCAAAAAGCAGGACTCTTAG
- the ccoN gene encoding cytochrome-c oxidase, cbb3-type subunit I, translating to MSNDQTAEKYDFGVVRWFSVAATIYFVVGALVGVILAAQLTWPALNLDIPYISFGRLRPLHTNAVIFAFGGCTLFASAYYVVQRTCSVNLWSNKLAWFTFIGWNVVIVSAVITLPLGITQGKEYAELEWPIDILIAVTWLCFMFNFVMTVVKRKEPHIYVANWFFMAMMVMITYLHVVNSLVIPVELFKSYSIFSGVHDAMIQWWYGHNAVGFFLTAGFLGIMYYFIPKQSGRPIFSYRLSVIHFWALTFGYVWLGAHHLQYTALPDWTATLGAIISMAMIIPSWGGAVNGMMTLSGAWDKLRTDYILRFLIVSLAFYAMSTFEGPVMSVRVVNALSHYTDWTIGHVHSGALGWVVMVSAGAIYHMVERLWGRQMYSTKLVNFHFWLHTIGIIIYICAMWVSGIMQGLMWRAYDEYGNLVYSFAESVAAMHPYYAMRTVGGICVLVGAIIMLYNIIMTITKSEPAR from the coding sequence ATGAGTAACGATCAAACAGCAGAAAAGTACGACTTCGGCGTCGTACGATGGTTCTCCGTAGCCGCTACAATCTATTTTGTTGTAGGCGCGCTCGTCGGAGTCATCCTGGCAGCCCAGCTAACCTGGCCTGCACTAAACCTCGATATCCCCTATATTTCATTCGGGAGATTGAGACCGCTTCACACCAACGCAGTCATCTTTGCATTCGGCGGATGTACCCTCTTTGCCTCGGCCTATTACGTCGTGCAAAGAACATGTTCGGTAAACCTCTGGAGCAACAAGCTTGCATGGTTTACCTTTATCGGATGGAATGTAGTTATCGTAAGCGCAGTTATTACGCTTCCCCTGGGAATTACGCAGGGCAAGGAGTATGCGGAACTTGAATGGCCTATCGATATACTGATAGCTGTTACCTGGCTCTGCTTTATGTTCAATTTTGTAATGACTGTCGTAAAACGGAAAGAACCTCACATCTATGTTGCAAACTGGTTCTTTATGGCCATGATGGTAATGATTACCTACCTTCATGTGGTAAACAGCCTGGTCATCCCCGTTGAACTTTTCAAATCCTACTCCATATTCTCAGGTGTTCATGACGCCATGATCCAGTGGTGGTACGGACATAATGCCGTCGGTTTCTTCCTTACGGCAGGTTTCCTTGGAATCATGTACTACTTTATTCCAAAGCAGTCAGGCCGTCCAATTTTCTCTTACAGACTTTCAGTTATCCACTTTTGGGCACTCACCTTCGGTTATGTCTGGCTCGGTGCTCACCACCTCCAGTATACGGCCCTTCCCGACTGGACGGCCACACTGGGCGCCATCATCTCCATGGCTATGATCATCCCTTCATGGGGTGGCGCAGTAAATGGAATGATGACATTGAGCGGCGCATGGGACAAGCTGAGAACAGACTACATTCTCAGGTTCCTTATCGTATCTCTTGCCTTCTACGCCATGAGTACCTTCGAAGGTCCCGTTATGTCGGTAAGGGTTGTTAACGCCCTTTCTCACTATACGGACTGGACCATCGGTCATGTTCACTCAGGCGCTCTCGGATGGGTGGTCATGGTTTCTGCCGGAGCCATCTATCATATGGTTGAACGTCTCTGGGGCAGGCAGATGTACTCTACCAAGCTCGTAAACTTCCACTTCTGGCTCCATACCATCGGTATCATTATTTACATCTGCGCCATGTGGGTTTCGGGAATCATGCAGGGTCTTATGTGGCGTGCCTATGATGAGTACGGCAACCTGGTTTACTCCTTTGCCGAGTCGGTTGCAGCCATGCACCCCTACTATGCAATGAGAACTGTTGGAGGCATTTGTGTCCTCGTAGGAGCTATTATTATGCTCTACAACATTATCATGACAATCACTAAATCCGAACCTGCCAGGTAA
- the ccoO gene encoding cytochrome-c oxidase, cbb3-type subunit II has product MAASNQDGLQQKLEKNVGAFLLMCAFVVSIGGIVEIVPLFYLNNVVETKEQFEEVGGVRPYTPLELAGRDIYLREGCYNCHSQMVRPFRDEKERYGHFSLAVESKYDHPFQWGSKRTGPDLARVGGKYSDEWHVAHMMDPRAVVPESVMPRYPWLKDATIDGPGIEKRVSAMRTIGVPYTDEDIAGAAKAVEGKTEMDAIVAYLQVLGTMIEFKEGRDYRE; this is encoded by the coding sequence ATGGCTGCAAGCAATCAGGACGGTTTACAGCAAAAACTGGAAAAAAACGTAGGCGCATTTCTGCTCATGTGTGCCTTTGTCGTTTCCATCGGCGGAATCGTTGAGATAGTCCCGCTCTTTTATCTCAACAACGTCGTTGAAACAAAGGAACAATTTGAAGAAGTAGGCGGTGTGAGACCTTATACGCCCCTTGAACTGGCAGGAAGAGACATTTATCTCAGAGAAGGCTGCTATAACTGCCACTCACAGATGGTAAGACCTTTCCGTGATGAAAAAGAACGTTACGGTCACTTCTCTCTCGCCGTAGAATCCAAGTATGACCACCCCTTCCAGTGGGGTTCAAAAAGGACAGGGCCCGATCTTGCCAGGGTGGGGGGTAAATACTCTGACGAATGGCATGTTGCACATATGATGGATCCCAGAGCGGTCGTGCCTGAGTCGGTCATGCCGAGATATCCATGGTTGAAAGATGCAACCATTGATGGTCCCGGTATTGAAAAAAGGGTAAGCGCCATGAGGACTATCGGTGTTCCCTATACGGATGAGGATATTGCGGGAGCTGCCAAAGCTGTTGAAGGTAAAACAGAAATGGATGCTATCGTTGCTTATCTCCAGGTACTCGGCACCATGATAGAGTTCAAGGAAGGCAGGGATTACCGTGAATAG
- a CDS encoding cbb3-type cytochrome c oxidase subunit 3, protein MNSLIGHFSTNWSRLTTNDWIGLSATVIIFMLMTIAYAYTFRSKNREKLEAHRFIIMNEDSSYKEDKNG, encoded by the coding sequence GTGAATAGTCTCATAGGACATTTTTCAACCAACTGGTCCCGGTTGACGACAAATGACTGGATTGGCCTTTCAGCAACGGTCATTATTTTCATGCTTATGACCATTGCCTATGCATACACTTTCAGGTCTAAAAACCGTGAAAAGCTGGAAGCCCATCGTTTTATAATAATGAATGAAGATTCTTCATATAAGGAGGATAAAAATGGCTGA
- the ccoP gene encoding cytochrome-c oxidase, cbb3-type subunit III: MAEKHDPYAAKDTGHAWDEIKELDNPPPRWWMIGMHISWISVVIYFILFPSIPLVDGSTKGILGWTQIKRLKNQVAEVEALRKPYNDKLSGMSVNEILKDNELLGFAQGSAKVLFAENCAGCHGVGGQGGPDFPVLADDDWLYGGTADTIVETITDGRAGIMNAHASLLSKQEVDDVVKYVMGLSRGEVHEPGKAVFMGETEGEAACFGCHGEDAKGMPEMGAPNLTDSIWRFSSAEEDIRQTVLHGVNDEEEPQTRKAIMPAFAKKLDETQIKKLAVMVHQFGGGK, encoded by the coding sequence ATGGCTGAAAAACATGACCCATATGCAGCAAAAGACACAGGGCACGCATGGGATGAAATAAAGGAACTCGATAATCCACCTCCGAGATGGTGGATGATCGGTATGCACATAAGCTGGATCAGCGTTGTTATCTATTTTATACTCTTTCCATCCATCCCGCTTGTAGATGGTTCGACAAAGGGTATTCTGGGATGGACCCAGATCAAGCGCCTCAAAAACCAGGTTGCTGAAGTTGAAGCATTGAGAAAACCCTATAACGATAAACTGAGCGGTATGTCTGTTAATGAAATATTGAAAGACAACGAGCTTCTTGGTTTTGCCCAGGGTTCGGCCAAGGTCCTCTTTGCTGAGAACTGTGCAGGCTGTCACGGTGTCGGTGGACAGGGTGGCCCTGACTTTCCCGTACTTGCTGATGACGACTGGCTTTATGGAGGAACAGCCGATACGATTGTTGAAACAATTACCGACGGTCGTGCAGGTATTATGAATGCTCATGCATCTCTCCTTAGCAAGCAGGAGGTGGACGATGTCGTTAAATATGTAATGGGACTTTCCAGGGGTGAGGTCCATGAGCCTGGAAAAGCCGTTTTTATGGGTGAAACTGAGGGCGAAGCCGCTTGTTTCGGTTGCCACGGTGAAGATGCTAAAGGAATGCCGGAAATGGGTGCACCAAACCTGACGGACAGCATCTGGCGTTTTTCATCTGCCGAAGAGGATATTCGTCAAACCGTACTCCACGGTGTAAATGATGAAGAAGAACCCCAGACCCGTAAAGCGATTATGCCGGCTTTCGCCAAAAAGCTCGACGAAACGCAGATCAAAAAGCTTGCCGTAATGGTTCATCAGTTTGGTGGTGGAAAATAG